From a single Nicotiana tabacum cultivar K326 chromosome 8, ASM71507v2, whole genome shotgun sequence genomic region:
- the LOC142163252 gene encoding uncharacterized protein LOC142163252, whose product MEIERRKKFWSCARATYEAELKKRLDELNILGHNIVEDLISYNKERWYKVYFKEFSKYDSVDNNISKSFNAWILGARHKTIVSMVKEIRVKVMIRIAKMGAFAETWVDEISPMALKNFNTNVEKSMKCKIHWNGEHVFEIMEGRIKFIIHLERGYCSCKSWQLKGIPCTHTITAMQFRMIDTSESIASWYRKKTYLRAYSNSYNLFLI is encoded by the coding sequence ATGGAAATTGAGAGAAGGAAGAAGTTTTGGAGTTGTGCTAGAGCAACATATGAGGCCGAATTGAAAAAGAGGCTAGATGAATTAAATATATTGGGTCACAATATTGTTGAAGATCTTATTTCATACAATAAAGAAAGATGGTACAAAGTCTACTTCAAAGAATTCTCCAAATATGACAGCGTGGACAATAATATATCGAAAAGCTTTAATGCCTGGATATTGGGAGCTAGACACAAGACAATTGTGTCAATGGTAAAAGAAATTAGAGTCAAGGTCATGATAAGGATAGCTAAGATGGGGGCCTTTGCTGAAACTTGGGTGGATGAGATATCTCCAATGGCACTGAAGAACTTCAACACTAATGTGGAGAAGTCAATGAAATGTAAGATTCATTGGAATGGAGAACATGTCTTTGAAATTATGGAAGGTAGAATTAAGTTTATTATTCACCTGGAAAGAGGATATTGTAGTTGCAAGTCATGGCAATTAAAAGGTATTCCTTGTACACATACCATAACAGCAATGCAGTTTAGGATGATTGATACATCTGAGTCAATTGCATCATGGTACAGAAAGAAGACATATTTGAGAGCTTATTCCAATTCATACAACCTGTTCCTAATATGA